The following proteins come from a genomic window of Paramicrobacterium humi:
- the rbfA gene encoding 30S ribosome-binding factor RbfA — protein sequence MGENPRARRMADRIREIIAKRLDRGLRDPRLGFVTITDVRMTGDLQHASIFYTVYGTDEERADTAKALESAKGMLRSEVGRNITARVTPSLEFIHDAIPENAKHIEDLLREAQERDTAVAGLAAGAAYAGEEDPYVKPREHDEDDED from the coding sequence ATGGGTGAGAACCCCCGGGCGCGCCGCATGGCCGATCGCATCAGGGAGATCATCGCGAAGCGGCTGGATCGCGGACTGCGCGATCCCAGGCTCGGCTTCGTCACCATCACCGATGTGCGTATGACGGGCGACCTGCAGCACGCGAGCATCTTCTACACGGTCTACGGGACCGACGAGGAGCGCGCCGACACGGCGAAGGCGCTCGAGTCGGCGAAGGGGATGCTGCGCAGCGAAGTCGGACGGAACATCACCGCCCGCGTCACGCCGAGCCTCGAGTTCATCCACGACGCGATTCCCGAGAACGCGAAGCACATCGAAGACCTGCTCCGTGAAGCGCAGGAGCGCGACACGGCCGTCGCGGGCCTCGCGGCCGGCGCCGCCTATGCGGGCGAGGAAGATCCGTACGTCAAGCCTCGTGAGCACGACGAGGACGACGAGGACTAG
- a CDS encoding RNB domain-containing ribonuclease, with amino-acid sequence MPRHSTHVAPGLAHGRVLAALEDLRDRLELPEAFPDAAVREAEAAAASDPPVEHDMTHVPFVTIDPKGSRDLDQAMHLTATADGFTVLYAIADVPAVVTPGSALDAEARRRVETIYLPTRRIPLHPLVLSEGASSLLPGKRRRAFVWTLHLSADGTLSRTELRRAEVCSRRAWNYEDAQASIDSNAPDPMLALLKRIGELRAAVEHERGGASLNVPDVEVDDEDGRYVLVRRRPLPVEDWNAQISLLTGMAAARIMLDGGVGILRTMPPPTREAEAEFRAQTVALGQPWLRGMHYGDYLRTVDPDVSAGLAILHAAASLFRGAGYTAFDGAAPAETMQSAIAAPYAHVTAPLRRLVDRFGLVVCEALANQREVPSWARESLGDLPAIMATSKSAEATRLSTDIIEAASVAHRVGDLFPAEVVSAGDGRGRVQIAEPPITASCTGSLEAGSRVTVRLVTADVEKGAVQFELA; translated from the coding sequence ATGCCCCGTCACTCGACGCACGTCGCGCCCGGACTCGCGCACGGGCGCGTGCTCGCGGCGCTCGAAGACCTGCGAGACAGGCTCGAGCTGCCGGAGGCCTTCCCGGACGCGGCCGTGCGGGAGGCCGAAGCGGCAGCGGCATCCGACCCGCCCGTCGAGCACGACATGACGCACGTGCCGTTCGTCACGATCGATCCGAAGGGCTCGCGCGATCTCGACCAGGCGATGCACCTCACGGCGACCGCCGACGGGTTCACGGTGCTCTACGCGATCGCGGACGTGCCCGCCGTCGTGACGCCGGGATCGGCGCTGGATGCCGAGGCCCGGCGCCGCGTCGAGACGATCTATCTTCCGACGCGGCGCATTCCGCTGCACCCCCTCGTGCTCAGCGAGGGAGCGAGCTCGCTGCTTCCCGGCAAGCGGCGCCGCGCGTTCGTCTGGACACTGCACCTGAGCGCGGACGGCACGCTCTCCCGCACCGAGCTGCGACGCGCGGAGGTCTGCAGCCGGCGCGCGTGGAACTACGAGGACGCCCAGGCGAGCATCGACTCGAATGCGCCCGATCCCATGCTCGCGCTGCTGAAGCGGATCGGCGAGCTGCGGGCGGCCGTTGAGCATGAGCGCGGCGGGGCGAGCCTCAACGTTCCCGACGTCGAAGTGGACGACGAGGACGGCCGCTACGTGCTCGTGCGCCGGCGGCCGCTGCCCGTTGAGGACTGGAATGCGCAGATCTCACTGCTCACCGGGATGGCGGCGGCGCGGATCATGCTCGACGGCGGCGTCGGCATCCTGCGGACCATGCCGCCGCCGACGCGGGAGGCCGAAGCGGAGTTCCGCGCGCAGACTGTCGCGCTCGGCCAGCCGTGGCTGCGCGGAATGCACTACGGCGACTACTTGCGCACCGTCGATCCGGACGTGTCCGCCGGGCTCGCTATCCTGCACGCCGCGGCGTCCCTCTTCCGCGGCGCGGGATACACGGCGTTCGACGGAGCGGCCCCGGCGGAGACGATGCAGTCGGCGATCGCCGCACCGTACGCGCACGTGACCGCTCCCCTGCGACGGCTCGTGGACCGATTCGGCCTCGTCGTGTGCGAAGCCCTCGCGAACCAGCGAGAGGTCCCGTCGTGGGCGCGCGAGTCGCTCGGCGATCTGCCGGCCATCATGGCGACCTCGAAGTCCGCCGAGGCGACGCGACTGAGCACCGACATCATCGAGGCGGCGAGCGTCGCTCACCGGGTCGGCGACCTGTTCCCCGCCGAGGTGGTCTCCGCCGGCGACGGCCGCGGCCGCGTGCAGATCGCGGAGCCGCCGATCACGGCCTCGTGCACGGGGAGCCTCGAGGCCGGGTCTCGCGTCACCGTTCGTCTCGTGACGGCCGATGTCGAGAAGGGCGCGGTGCAGTTCGAGCTGGCCTAG
- a CDS encoding A/G-specific adenine glycosylase encodes MNAPPLAQIVNAWYRDNARDLPWRREGFPAWGILVSEFMLQQTPVIRVLPRLDEWLRRWPTPADLAAAPAGDAVRAWANLGYPRRALWLHAAAVQITERHGGVVPRSVEDLLRLSGVGDYTARAVAAFAWGERHPVVDTNTRRVIARAVKGQAEPAPPSAVRDLADMTELLPDPDDEARQFNAAAMELGAMVCTARSPLCAECPIAAQCVWRAAGYPDYAGPRKAVQKKYEGSDRQVRGLILAALRSAHEPLADVAVEPLWPDAAQRTRALEGLVADGLAVRTARGVTLP; translated from the coding sequence GTGAACGCTCCCCCGCTCGCCCAGATTGTCAACGCGTGGTATCGCGACAACGCTCGCGACCTGCCGTGGCGGCGCGAGGGCTTTCCCGCGTGGGGGATTCTCGTGAGCGAGTTCATGCTGCAGCAGACTCCCGTTATCCGGGTGCTGCCGCGCCTTGACGAGTGGCTGCGTCGCTGGCCGACCCCGGCGGACCTCGCGGCCGCTCCCGCGGGGGACGCCGTGCGGGCATGGGCGAATCTCGGCTATCCGCGTCGAGCGTTATGGCTGCACGCCGCTGCTGTGCAGATCACCGAGCGTCACGGCGGCGTCGTGCCGCGCAGCGTCGAGGATCTGCTTCGCTTGAGCGGCGTCGGCGACTATACGGCCCGGGCGGTAGCGGCGTTCGCATGGGGCGAGCGGCATCCCGTCGTCGACACGAACACCCGCCGCGTCATCGCGCGAGCGGTCAAGGGCCAGGCGGAGCCGGCGCCGCCGTCGGCCGTGCGCGACCTCGCCGACATGACCGAGCTGCTGCCCGACCCTGACGACGAGGCGCGGCAGTTCAACGCGGCGGCGATGGAGCTCGGCGCCATGGTGTGCACGGCTCGCTCACCGCTGTGCGCGGAGTGCCCGATCGCTGCGCAGTGCGTGTGGCGTGCCGCGGGCTATCCCGACTATGCGGGCCCGCGGAAGGCCGTGCAGAAGAAGTACGAAGGCAGCGATCGGCAAGTGCGCGGCCTCATTCTCGCCGCCCTCCGCTCCGCCCACGAACCGCTCGCCGACGTCGCAGTCGAGCCGCTGTGGCCCGACGCGGCCCAGCGCACGCGCGCCCTCGAGGGCCTCGTCGCGGACGGTCTCGCGGTGCGCACGGCGCGCGGCGTCACGCTCCCCTGA